AGATCACCAAATTCACAATATGGACCATGATCACAAGACCAATCACTTTCTAATGCAGTAAATTTTCCATCCTTATCAGCACCTAATTTAACATGCATAAAGAAAGGTGACCTTTTCCCAGTATAAGTTATTTGCTGATACATATTAAACTCAAGATATACTGGTCTTTTAGTTACTAAAGCAGCTACACCTAAAAGGCCTTCCATTGTTGGACTAAATTTATATCCAAAAGTACCACCTGTAGGATTTTGAACTATATAAAGATCATCTAAAGGTACTCCTATACCGTCAGCTACCATAGCTGCATGACAATGAAGTGCTACACTCTTTGAATGTATAATTAACTTTCCATCTTCATTAATATATGCACATCCAACATCTGGTTCAAGTGGAAGATGCGGCTGCCTTCCTACATATGAATCATCTTCAACAACATATTCTAATTTATCCATCAAAGGTGCTGTATCTTCGCCCTTTACAGTACCACATTCAAAATAAATATTTGGTGTTCCAGGATGAATTTCTATAGCATCCTCAGCCATAGCTGCTGGTGCACTCATATATGCCGGAAGCTCTTCTATTTCAACTTTTACTTTTTTTGCTGCTGCTTCTGCTTGGCATGGTGTATCTGCAAGTACCATAGCTATTGCATCACCAAATTGGAAAATCTTTTTATCATTTAATATAGGTCTTTCAAGTCCATCACCTTTATTTGTAGGGAAAGCCAATCCATTTATTCTATTTGTACCCGGTACATCTTTATAGGTTAGTACTCTATAAACTCCCTCCATTTTTTCTGCTTCTGAAGTATCTATAGATAATATGTTTGCATGAGATACTGTAGCCTGTACTAGCTTAATGTGTAATGTACCTTCTGGCATCTTTAATCCTAAATCTGCTCCAAAATCCCAGTTTCCTGTTACTTTTGCAAGAGCAGAAGGACGTATAGCATCTGAACCTAAAAGGCTTTTTCCCTTTGGAAGCTTATACCATAATTCTTCTTTTGTTACTTCACCACGCATAAGTCTTGCTGCTTCCATTACTGCATCAACTAATGGCTTATATCCTGTACATCTGCACACATTTCTGTGTTTTTGGAACCAGGCTCTAACATCTTCTCTTGATGGATTACTATTGTGCTCAAGTAATACTTTAGCTGAAATTATAAATCCAGGTGTGCAATAACCACACTGTGCTGCACCGTGAACCATCCATGCTAACTGCAGTGGATGAAGATGTTTTTCATCGCCAACTCCTTCTATAGTTATAATTTCTGCTTCATCTGGAACCCTTTTCATCTTAGTTATACAAGATCTTACTACTTTACCATTCAAAATTACGGAGCAAGCACCACATTCTCCTTTTCTACATCCAACCTTTGTTCCAGTAAGAAATGCTTGTTTTCTTAAAGCATCTGCCAAAGATCCCTCTGGATCTGCTATAATAGTCCTTTTAACTCCATTAATAATTAAATACTTTTTTAGCATACTATACCTCCTCAATTTTCACCTACAACTTGTAATTTAAGTGACATTCATATTACAAATTGCAGATGTGTTTTAATGTTGGTCGAAATATTTAATGTTACTATTTATATAAGCAATAAGTATGCCAATGTTGAAAGTGTCCAAATTAGGTAGTGTTTTTATGATGCTTATTATGTTGTGTTCATTTTTAGATCAAAGTAATCAAAAAGTGGTGTTCATTTTTTGATTAGTGTTCGATTTTTAGTCATTTTTTTCTTTTCTCATATAAAAACATAATTATAGGGCTGCCAACAATATATTTGCTGGTAAGCCCTCTATATTTTTTCGAATAAAAAATATTACATTTGTATATTATACTTTTTTATCTTGCTGTATAGAGTATTTCTCCTTATACCAAGTGCTTTTGCTGAATGGGTTATATTCCCCTTAAACTTCTTCAATACCTTAATTACATGTTCTTTTTCCATATAATCTAGCTTTAAACACTCATCACTAATATCCACAAGTACCTCATTATCACAGTCTTCTTCCGTAAAATAACCTGCTGGTATGGATTCAGTGTTTATAATTAGTTCAACCAAATTTTCCAATTCTCTTATATTCCCGGGCCAGTTATAGTTAATCATTTTCTTCAAGTATTCTTCTGATATAACCGGCTCCTTTTTATTTAACTTTTGTGCTATATTCTTAACAAAATGTTGAATAAGAAGGGGTATATCCCTCTTTCTTTCTCTAAGTGGAGGTAAGAATAAAGGCAGCACATTTAATCTATAATATAAATCTTTTCTAAATCTTCCAGCTTCTACTTCTTTTTTTAAATCTCTGTTTGTCACAGCTATAATTCTTACATCTACAGGTATAAACTTTGAGCTCCCAATTCTCGTTATTACGCCTTCCTGTACAACTCTTAGGAGCTTTGTCTGCATATCAAGGGGCATTTCTCCAATTTCATCCAGCATTATAGTTCCGCCATCTGCCAATTCAAATTTTCCAAGGTTGCCTCCCTTTTTGGCTCCTGTAAAAGCTCCTTCTTCATATCCAAAAAGCTCTGACTCTATAAGCTGTTTAGGGATGGCACCACAATTTAAAGCTACAAATGGTCCATCTACCCTTCTGCTGTAATTATGAATTGATTGTGCAAACACTTCTTTTCCCGTACCACTTTCCCCCATTATAAGTATAGTTGATTTACTATCTGAAATCTTTTTTGCATAATTTACTACTTTTGTAAAGTTTTCATCCTGACCCATTATTTTACCAAAAGTATAGTAAGCCTGGCCATTATTTTTTTTATTTACCTTTTTTAATTTCTCAAAAACATAAACTATCTCAATATTATCATCATCACAATTGTATATTGAACTAGTAGTTACTTGATACTGAATCTTATTTCTTAGTGCAACCATAATTGTTTCTTTTGAAGTACTTTCTCCTAAATATATAGGTGTTTTTATATTATTCCAGTTTTCTATAATATCTTCCATATTGTTTGTCTCTAACTTATTACCCCTTATGCCAAACATATCCTGTGCCTTTTTATTGCAAATTTTTATCTTGCCATTTATATCCGAGGTTATTATAGCAACAGGGCTGGAATTAAATATATTTTTTATATGCTTGTAATTCATATCTTGAATCTTATTGTACTCTTCTACTTTAAGCATTTCTTCTATAGCATTTGACGCTGCTATAACCATACCAAGGGTATGGGAATGTACAAACTCAATATATCCAGTAAGATTCAATACACCTATAAGTTTTCCTTTATTATCTTTTATAGGTGCCGCAGAACACGTCCACCTATGATATGCATTAATAAAATGATCATCTCCAGAAATTTGAACTGGCAGCTTACTTTTTATAACTACACTCATAGCATTTGTTCCAATATTTTCTTCATTCATAAAAGCTCCCGGTATCATTTTTAAAGAAAAGGCTTCTTCGAGTATTTTTTCATCACCTAATGCATTTAATATGCATCCTTCTCCGTCTGTAAGTAATACAAAAAAATTAAATCCTTTTACAAAATTAATCAACTGCTCCATATAAGGTGCTGCAGTCAATATTAAATTTCTGTTAGCTGCAAATCTTTTCTGTAATTCAGCATCATGTATTATTTTTTTACTAAATACCTGGTGTGAATCAATACTGAACTCTTTACATCTTCTATGTGAATGTTCTATATACGGCTTAGATACAACTGCATTGCCCAATTTACAAATAGCTGCATTCATTATAATCCCCCCGTCATAATAACAATTTCTAATTCACCTTATATATAATTACCATGAAAATCAAATGTTTTAGTAATATTTAAATTTAGAATCATTATTTATTTATAAGCAATATATATGCCATTGTCTAAAATGTCCAAATTAGGTAGTTTCTTTTATATTTTTATTATATATGTTCATTTTTTAATCAAATCAATCAAAAAATAGTGTTCGTTTTTTGACTACAGTTCGTTTTTTGAACATGGTTTTATATTGTCACTTATTTACAGCCTTCGGTCCCACTCTATGTAAAATTAAATATACAAGTTTTCTAGCTAAAAATAAACTTATGCCACACTTTCTAACTTAAAAATCACCTTATATGTAGGCATATAAGGTGATTTTTTGCTTAGGAATTCTATATAAGTTTATTTTTCGTTTAGAAACTCTACTTAGCTTTATTCCACTTAACTACAGGTTTTCTTGCTGCTTTTACTTCATCTAATCTTTTAATTATAGTTGTATTTGGTGCTGATTTTACTATGTCGGGATTTTCCTTAGCCTCTTTTGCAATGCTTATCATATCGTCTATGAATTCGTCCAGTGTTTCCAACTTTTCATTTTCTGTAGGTTCTATCATCATCGCTTCTTTTACGATTAATGGAAAATATATAGTTGGAGGGTGGTATCCATAGTCCAAAAGTCTTTTTGCCACATCCATGGTTGTAACTCCATTTTCATCTTCTTTCAAACCGCCAAGTACACATTCATGTTTACAAACTGTATCTATTGGTATATTATAATAATCCTTAAGTCTTTCCTTTATATAATTGGCATTTAAGACTGCATCTTCACTAACTTCCCTTAGTCCATCTGCTCCCATACTCAAAATATAGGAAAATGCCTTTACCATAACTCCAAAGTTTCCATAAAAGCTCCTTACTTTTCCTATGGAATAAGGTTTGTCATAATCTAAATAATATTTATCTTCGTCTTTAGAAACTACAGGAACAGGTAAAAATTCCATAAGTTGCTTCTTAACTCCTATAGGCCCGCTTCCTGGTCCGCCGCCGCCATGAGGTGTGGAAAAGGTCTTGTGAAGGTTCATATGACATACATCAAATCCCATATCTCCAGGTCTTGTCTTTCCCATATTGGCATTCATGTTAGCGCCATCATAGTAAAGGAGTCCCCCGGCTTCATGAACAAGTTTTGCTATTTCCATAATATTTTTTTCAAAAAGTCCAAGTGTATTTGGATTTGTAAGCATAAGTCCTGCTACTTCATCACTTAATATGGATTTCAAAGATTCAATGTCCACTGTTCCATCTTCATCCGATTTCACTTCTATTATTTTAAACCCTGCACAAGAAGCTGAAGCTGGGTTTGTACCATGAGCTGAATCAGGAACTATAATCTTTTTTCTCTTAAAATCTCCCCTTTTTTCATGGTAAGCTTTTATAATCATAAGTCCTGAAAGTTCTCCATGAGCTCCTGCTGCCGGCTGAAGAGATACAGTTTCAAAGCCTGTTATTTCAGCAAGTTTTTGACTTAATTCATACATAAGTCTTAAAGCTCCCTGGGTAGTCTCTTCTGGCTGATAGGGATGAAGCTGCGTAAACTCCTTAAAATCTGCCATATCTTCATTTATTTTAGGATTATACTTCATTGTACAGGAACCAAGAGGATAAAATCCTGTATCCACACCAAAGTTTTTATTAGAAAGCAGTGTAAAATGTCTTATTACATCTACTTCACTTACTTCTGGAAGCTCAGGCTCCTCTTTGCCTATAAATTCTTCAGGCAGCAATTTTTCAATACCTTCTTCTGGTACGTCACATTTAGGAAGGGAGTAGGCCTTTCTGCCTTCTTTGGAAAGTTCAAAAATAAGTTTGTTATACTCTTTCATTACTCAATTCCCTCCAATACAGAAGTTAATTTATCAATTTCATTCTTTGTCCTCTTTTCAGTGACACATAAAAGCATGGAATTTTTATAAGAAGGATATTGTTTCTCAACATCATATCCACCTAATATTTTATTTTCAAGCAGTGTCTTATTTATATCTTGTACTGAATTTTTTGAAGCAACTACAAATTCATTGAAAAATGGTTTGTCAAATACAGCTTTGTATTTTCCGCTTTCAGTAAGTTTTTTAAATGCATAATGAGATTTTTGAACATTTTGATAAGCTACTTCTTTAATTCCCTTTTTACCTAAGGTAGTTAAATATATAAGTGCTGTCAGTGCATTTAGTGCTTCATTGGAGCATATATTTGAAGAAGCCTTTTCACGTCTTATATGCTGCTCTCTTGCCTGAAGTGTTAGTACATAGCCTCTCTTACCTTCTGAATCCGTAGTTTCACCCACAATTCTTCCTGGAATCTTTCTCAAATATTTTTTAGTAGTAATTAAAAATCCAAGATAAGGGCCGCCGTAATTCATACTGTTTCCAAGAGATTGTCCTTCACCTACAACTACATCTGCTCCATATTCTCCAGGACTCTTTAATACTCCAAGAGAAATAGGATCACAAAATACTATTAAAAGGGATTTATTATCGTGAACATACTTCTCCACATCCTGCAGCTCTTCTAGTAGTCCTAAAAAATTTGGTGTTTGAACTATAACTGCTGCTGTATCCTTATTAATCTCGCCTTTAAGTTTTTCTATATCAGTAACTCCACCTGCTTCATCTATTTCTATTAGATTTAAATTTTTAAATCTCAAATAGGTTTTAAGAACCTTTCTAACTTCAGGATTTAAAGTTTTTGAGGCAACTATATTTTTACGTCTTGTCACATTTGCAGCCATTTGTGCTGCTTCCACACAAGCTGTAGCTCCATCATACATTGAAGCATTTGAAACTTCCATACCTGTTAAATTAGCCATAACCGTCTGGTACTCAAATATAGTCTGAAGTGTACCCTGGCTTATTTCAGCTTGATAAGGAGTATAGGCAGTATAAAACTCAGACCTTGACGTTATGTGCTTTATCACAGAAGGTATATAGTGGTCATAAACTCCTGCACCTAAAAAGCAGGTTAGATCATCCAAGCTTTTATTTGATTTTGCAATGTCTTTAATGTAGGATTCCACCTCAAGCTCGGACATTCCATCATTTATATTCAATTTTCTATTTAAACGAACACTTTCTGGTATATCAGAAAACAGATCATCTATGCTGCTTACTCCTATTTTCTCCAGCATAATTTTCTTGTCTTCTTCTGTAAGTGGTAAATAAGGATGCATATAAATCACTCCTTATCACATATTTTTTCATAGTTTGCTGCATCAAGTAAGTCTTTCAATTCCGATTCATCTGATACTTCAATTGAAATTATCCAGTTTTTATAAGGATCTTCATTGAGACCCTCAGGACTATCTACAAGTTCCTCATTTACTTCTAATACCTTACCTGAAACTGGAATGCACAAATCTGACGCTGCCTTTACAGATTCGACTGTTCCAAATACATCACCTTTTGAGAATTCTGAATCCACTTCAGGAAGTTCAACAAAAACAATCTCTCCTAAAGAATCTTGGGCAAAATCTGTAATGCCAACATAAGCTTTGTCCCCATCAACTTTTATCCATTCATGATCTTTTGAATACAATAATTCCTTTATAGTTTTCATTTATAAATCCTCCCCGCTATTTGTTATAATTTTTATTATAAAATTTTTTACTAACTACTTCCGCCTTTAAAAGCTTATTCCTCACCTTTATAGAAATAGAAGTTCCAATGGGTGCGTATTTAGAATCAATTAAAGCAAAACCTATATTTTTATTTAAAGAAGGTGAGCGATATCCAGTGGTTACTTCTCCTATTTTCTTATTCTCTGCAAAAACTTCATATCCGTGCCTTGAAATTCCTCTTTCCTTCATTTCAAAACCAACTATTTTTCTCTTTAGTCCTTCTTTTTTCTGCTTTACAAGAGCATCCTTACCTATAAAATTGTCCTTATCCAATTTTACAAAAATTCCTATACCTGCTTCAAGAGGTGTAATCGAGTCAGACAATTCATTTCCATAAAGAGGCAAGCTAACTTCAAATCTCAAAGTATCCCTTGCACCAAGTCCTGCTGGTTTTATGCCATCTTCCTTACCAGTTTCCAGAATTTTGTCCCATAGATACTCTG
The genomic region above belongs to Clostridium sp. AWRP and contains:
- a CDS encoding molybdopterin-dependent aldehyde oxidoreductase; translated protein: MLKKYLIINGVKRTIIADPEGSLADALRKQAFLTGTKVGCRKGECGACSVILNGKVVRSCITKMKRVPDEAEIITIEGVGDEKHLHPLQLAWMVHGAAQCGYCTPGFIISAKVLLEHNSNPSREDVRAWFQKHRNVCRCTGYKPLVDAVMEAARLMRGEVTKEELWYKLPKGKSLLGSDAIRPSALAKVTGNWDFGADLGLKMPEGTLHIKLVQATVSHANILSIDTSEAEKMEGVYRVLTYKDVPGTNRINGLAFPTNKGDGLERPILNDKKIFQFGDAIAMVLADTPCQAEAAAKKVKVEIEELPAYMSAPAAMAEDAIEIHPGTPNIYFECGTVKGEDTAPLMDKLEYVVEDDSYVGRQPHLPLEPDVGCAYINEDGKLIIHSKSVALHCHAAMVADGIGVPLDDLYIVQNPTGGTFGYKFSPTMEGLLGVAALVTKRPVYLEFNMYQQITYTGKRSPFFMHVKLGADKDGKFTALESDWSCDHGPYCEFGDLLTTRGSQFIGAGYNIPNIRGEGRTVATNHAWGSAFRGYGSPQSLFSSEVLVDKMAKKMGVDPLELRYKNVYREGDKTPTGCDPDVICLPTMIETLFPLYKEAKERVKNKNVNSGDKKYGVGTALLIYGCGLDGPDSSNAWAELTAEGVTVGNSWQDHGQGADMGTLTIAHETLRPLGLEPEDIKLVMNDMEFTPDSGPSGGSRSNVLTGNATRVACENLLAAMKKDDGTYMSYDEMVAAKKPLKYAGKWTAPCTAPDPATGQGNPFPTYMYGVLMSEVEVDTTTGKVKVEKLTMISDVGTIVNKLVVDGQMYGALAQGIGLALSEDFEDLKKHTTLTGCGIPQIRDVPDDIQIIYQETPRPNGPYGASGAGEMPLSAPHASIINAIYDACGVQITKLPARPEKVLAALKELEK
- a CDS encoding sigma 54-interacting transcriptional regulator, whose product is MNAAICKLGNAVVSKPYIEHSHRRCKEFSIDSHQVFSKKIIHDAELQKRFAANRNLILTAAPYMEQLINFVKGFNFFVLLTDGEGCILNALGDEKILEEAFSLKMIPGAFMNEENIGTNAMSVVIKSKLPVQISGDDHFINAYHRWTCSAAPIKDNKGKLIGVLNLTGYIEFVHSHTLGMVIAASNAIEEMLKVEEYNKIQDMNYKHIKNIFNSSPVAIITSDINGKIKICNKKAQDMFGIRGNKLETNNMEDIIENWNNIKTPIYLGESTSKETIMVALRNKIQYQVTTSSIYNCDDDNIEIVYVFEKLKKVNKKNNGQAYYTFGKIMGQDENFTKVVNYAKKISDSKSTILIMGESGTGKEVFAQSIHNYSRRVDGPFVALNCGAIPKQLIESELFGYEEGAFTGAKKGGNLGKFELADGGTIMLDEIGEMPLDMQTKLLRVVQEGVITRIGSSKFIPVDVRIIAVTNRDLKKEVEAGRFRKDLYYRLNVLPLFLPPLRERKRDIPLLIQHFVKNIAQKLNKKEPVISEEYLKKMINYNWPGNIRELENLVELIINTESIPAGYFTEEDCDNEVLVDISDECLKLDYMEKEHVIKVLKKFKGNITHSAKALGIRRNTLYSKIKKYNIQM
- the gcvPB gene encoding aminomethyl-transferring glycine dehydrogenase subunit GcvPB, with the translated sequence MKEYNKLIFELSKEGRKAYSLPKCDVPEEGIEKLLPEEFIGKEEPELPEVSEVDVIRHFTLLSNKNFGVDTGFYPLGSCTMKYNPKINEDMADFKEFTQLHPYQPEETTQGALRLMYELSQKLAEITGFETVSLQPAAGAHGELSGLMIIKAYHEKRGDFKRKKIIVPDSAHGTNPASASCAGFKIIEVKSDEDGTVDIESLKSILSDEVAGLMLTNPNTLGLFEKNIMEIAKLVHEAGGLLYYDGANMNANMGKTRPGDMGFDVCHMNLHKTFSTPHGGGGPGSGPIGVKKQLMEFLPVPVVSKDEDKYYLDYDKPYSIGKVRSFYGNFGVMVKAFSYILSMGADGLREVSEDAVLNANYIKERLKDYYNIPIDTVCKHECVLGGLKEDENGVTTMDVAKRLLDYGYHPPTIYFPLIVKEAMMIEPTENEKLETLDEFIDDMISIAKEAKENPDIVKSAPNTTIIKRLDEVKAARKPVVKWNKAK
- the gcvPA gene encoding aminomethyl-transferring glycine dehydrogenase subunit GcvPA, whose translation is MHPYLPLTEEDKKIMLEKIGVSSIDDLFSDIPESVRLNRKLNINDGMSELEVESYIKDIAKSNKSLDDLTCFLGAGVYDHYIPSVIKHITSRSEFYTAYTPYQAEISQGTLQTIFEYQTVMANLTGMEVSNASMYDGATACVEAAQMAANVTRRKNIVASKTLNPEVRKVLKTYLRFKNLNLIEIDEAGGVTDIEKLKGEINKDTAAVIVQTPNFLGLLEELQDVEKYVHDNKSLLIVFCDPISLGVLKSPGEYGADVVVGEGQSLGNSMNYGGPYLGFLITTKKYLRKIPGRIVGETTDSEGKRGYVLTLQAREQHIRREKASSNICSNEALNALTALIYLTTLGKKGIKEVAYQNVQKSHYAFKKLTESGKYKAVFDKPFFNEFVVASKNSVQDINKTLLENKILGGYDVEKQYPSYKNSMLLCVTEKRTKNEIDKLTSVLEGIE
- the gcvH gene encoding glycine cleavage system protein GcvH, with product MKTIKELLYSKDHEWIKVDGDKAYVGITDFAQDSLGEIVFVELPEVDSEFSKGDVFGTVESVKAASDLCIPVSGKVLEVNEELVDSPEGLNEDPYKNWIISIEVSDESELKDLLDAANYEKICDKE